Proteins encoded together in one Diceros bicornis minor isolate mBicDic1 chromosome 18, mDicBic1.mat.cur, whole genome shotgun sequence window:
- the PSMC3IP gene encoding homologous-pairing protein 2 homolog isoform X2 — protein sequence MSKGRAEAAAGAPGILLRYLQEQNRPYSAQDVFGNLQREHGLGKAAVVKALEQLAQQGKIKEKMYGKQKIYFADQDQFDMVSDADLQALDAKIVALTAKVQSLQQSCRHMEAELKELTSAMTTPEMQKEIQELKKECAGYIERLKNIKAATNHVTPEEKEQVYRERQKYCKEWRKRKRMATELSDAILEGYPKSKKQFFEEVGIETDEDYNVKLPDP from the exons ATGAGCAAAGGCCGGGCAGAAGCTGCGGCGGGAG CCCCCGGCATTCTCCTGAGGTACCTGCAGGAGCAGAACCGGCCCTACAGCGCCCAGGACGTGTTCGGGAACCTGCAGCGGGAACACGGACTGGGCAAGGCG GCGGTGGTGAAGGCGCTGGAGCAGCTGGCCCAGCAGGGCAAGATCAAAGAGAAGATGTACGGCAAGCAGAAGATCTATTTTGCGGACCAG GACCAGTTTGACATGGTGAGTGATGCAGACCTCCAAGCCCTGGATGCCAAAATCGTGGCCCTCACTGCTAAGGTGCAGAGCTTGCAGCAGAGTTGCCGCCACATGGAGGCTG AGCTGAAGGAGTTAACTAGTGCCATGACCACACCGGAGATGCAGAAAGAGATCCAGGAGTTAAAGAAGGAATGTGCTGGCTACATAGAGAGACTGAAGAACATCAAAGCAGCCACTAACCATGTGACTCCAGAAGAGAAAGAGCAG GTGTACAGAGAGAGGCAGAAGTACTGCAAGGAGTGGAGGAAGCGGAAGAGGATG GCAACAGAGCTGTCTGATGCAATCCTCGAAGGATACCCCAAGAGCAAGAAGCAGTTCTTT GAGGAAGTTGGGATAGAGACAGATGAAGATTACAACGTCAAGCTCCCAGACCCCTGA
- the PSMC3IP gene encoding homologous-pairing protein 2 homolog isoform X1: protein MSKGRAEAAAGAPGILLRYLQEQNRPYSAQDVFGNLQREHGLGKAAVVKALEQLAQQGKIKEKMYGKQKIYFADQDQFDMVSDADLQALDAKIVALTAKVQSLQQSCRHMEAELKELTSAMTTPEMQKEIQELKKECAGYIERLKNIKAATNHVTPEEKEQVYRERQKYCKEWRKRKRMATELSDAILEGYPKSKKQFFVSHSLSRPCSPGVFVQALVHLSPCPTGGSWDRDR, encoded by the exons ATGAGCAAAGGCCGGGCAGAAGCTGCGGCGGGAG CCCCCGGCATTCTCCTGAGGTACCTGCAGGAGCAGAACCGGCCCTACAGCGCCCAGGACGTGTTCGGGAACCTGCAGCGGGAACACGGACTGGGCAAGGCG GCGGTGGTGAAGGCGCTGGAGCAGCTGGCCCAGCAGGGCAAGATCAAAGAGAAGATGTACGGCAAGCAGAAGATCTATTTTGCGGACCAG GACCAGTTTGACATGGTGAGTGATGCAGACCTCCAAGCCCTGGATGCCAAAATCGTGGCCCTCACTGCTAAGGTGCAGAGCTTGCAGCAGAGTTGCCGCCACATGGAGGCTG AGCTGAAGGAGTTAACTAGTGCCATGACCACACCGGAGATGCAGAAAGAGATCCAGGAGTTAAAGAAGGAATGTGCTGGCTACATAGAGAGACTGAAGAACATCAAAGCAGCCACTAACCATGTGACTCCAGAAGAGAAAGAGCAG GTGTACAGAGAGAGGCAGAAGTACTGCAAGGAGTGGAGGAAGCGGAAGAGGATG GCAACAGAGCTGTCTGATGCAATCCTCGAAGGATACCCCAAGAGCAAGAAGCAGTTCTTTGTAAGTCATTCTCTCTCTCGCCCTTGCTCCCCTGGGGTCTTCGTCCAGGCACTTGTTCACTTGTCTCCTTGCCCCACAGGAGGAAGTTGGGATAGAGACAGATGA